A DNA window from Desertifilum tharense IPPAS B-1220 contains the following coding sequences:
- a CDS encoding M50 family metallopeptidase — protein MAIAEHPAIALSFPGFPTKVHILMMLNCESQQTLSQAFSWLCPDLTSYWQLAKIKDSQEIVLKSGERQYRFLPAEGYALTHFTGRFTVAQVQQRTAQKFPGIAENFVFELLQKLVNLGILALEGEEWLDILSPPQAAIRLKACVQWIEHPDGYWLLRNPEDITFLQLSDRHHQIIAELTQFPKSIVTQNLNTPPNEINYLMHLLAATAMLEGTQPPKPPKRKFTPLQLLFFKVRLFNPDPWLDRQIHTLRWIWTTPVAAFMLAFFSVSAAVGFSQKATIVHTGQLLWKYQGSSLVLSFGLLVALVVTLHELGHAFTLKHYGGIVPEMGFLFMFLMPAAYTNTTDSYCLSRFKRIQVIAAGILVQIAIAAFAFWLWEFSAEGLWLHTASYLLMVAALFTIALNLNPLAKFDGYYLAVAVTGINNLRSRSFRFYQNLFSLRPITEKKCDRLILATYAPFSFLYIQMVFGFLLYRVTDWTFTTLPTTALILFAIWAIYYLTPAES, from the coding sequence GTGGCGATTGCTGAACACCCAGCGATCGCCCTTTCCTTCCCCGGTTTTCCCACTAAGGTGCATATACTTATGATGCTGAATTGCGAGTCTCAACAGACTCTATCCCAAGCATTTTCCTGGCTTTGCCCCGATCTTACCTCCTACTGGCAACTGGCGAAAATCAAGGATTCCCAAGAGATTGTTCTCAAATCGGGAGAACGTCAGTATCGTTTCTTACCCGCCGAAGGATATGCCCTCACCCATTTTACCGGGCGTTTCACCGTTGCCCAAGTGCAACAACGCACCGCCCAAAAGTTTCCGGGGATTGCTGAAAACTTTGTCTTCGAGTTGTTGCAAAAGCTGGTGAATTTGGGGATTCTTGCCTTAGAGGGGGAAGAATGGTTAGATATTCTCTCGCCGCCACAAGCCGCAATTCGCCTCAAAGCCTGCGTGCAGTGGATCGAACATCCTGACGGGTATTGGCTGTTACGCAATCCAGAGGATATCACCTTTTTACAATTGAGCGATCGCCATCACCAGATTATCGCCGAGTTAACCCAATTCCCCAAAAGCATCGTCACTCAAAACCTCAATACCCCCCCCAACGAAATCAACTACCTGATGCACCTCCTAGCCGCCACAGCCATGCTAGAAGGCACTCAACCCCCAAAACCGCCAAAACGTAAATTTACGCCTCTGCAACTGCTATTTTTCAAAGTCCGCCTTTTTAATCCCGATCCGTGGTTAGATCGACAAATCCATACTCTGCGTTGGATTTGGACAACCCCAGTCGCAGCCTTCATGCTGGCTTTCTTCAGTGTATCCGCCGCCGTTGGCTTTTCTCAAAAAGCCACAATTGTGCATACTGGACAACTGTTGTGGAAATACCAGGGTTCTAGCTTAGTCTTATCCTTTGGCTTGCTAGTTGCCCTAGTCGTCACCTTGCACGAACTCGGTCATGCATTTACCCTAAAGCATTATGGCGGCATCGTCCCCGAAATGGGCTTTTTGTTCATGTTCTTGATGCCTGCGGCTTATACCAATACCACAGATTCCTACTGCTTATCTCGGTTTAAGCGCATTCAAGTCATTGCTGCTGGAATTTTAGTCCAAATTGCGATCGCCGCCTTCGCCTTTTGGCTGTGGGAATTCAGCGCCGAGGGGTTGTGGTTGCATACCGCTAGCTACTTACTCATGGTAGCGGCATTATTCACCATTGCCTTAAACTTGAACCCCCTCGCCAAATTTGACGGCTACTATCTGGCGGTAGCGGTAACGGGGATTAACAACCTGCGATCGCGATCGTTTAGATTTTACCAAAACCTATTCAGCTTGCGACCGATTACCGAGAAAAAGTGCGATCGCCTCATCCTCGCCACCTACGCCCCATTTAGCTTTCTCTACATCCAAATGGTATTCGGCTTTCTGCTGTATCGAGTCACCGATTGGACATTCACCACCCTGCCCACAACCGCCCTCATTTTATTCGCAATTTGGGCTATCTACTACTTGACACCCGCCGAATCCTAA
- a CDS encoding Panacea domain-containing protein has protein sequence MVQLLSCFEIADYFIWLANETGSFISHLKLQKLVYYAQAWHLALYNFPLFEEDFQAWVHGPVIPELYQKYQSFNWQPILKEVDFPQLPDNILAFLEEVAKEYFACDAYELEQMVHLEEPWQKARANLPADTPSEAIIQKEWMQEYYGSRAQEENQ, from the coding sequence ATGGTTCAGTTGCTATCATGCTTTGAGATTGCAGACTATTTTATTTGGCTAGCGAACGAGACTGGCTCGTTCATCAGTCACTTAAAGTTGCAGAAATTAGTCTATTATGCTCAAGCTTGGCATTTAGCACTTTATAATTTTCCTCTATTTGAGGAAGATTTTCAAGCTTGGGTACATGGTCCAGTTATCCCTGAGCTATATCAAAAATATCAATCCTTTAACTGGCAACCTATTTTAAAAGAAGTTGACTTCCCCCAGTTACCTGATAATATTTTGGCATTTTTAGAAGAAGTCGCAAAAGAATATTTTGCCTGCGATGCTTACGAACTCGAACAAATGGTTCATCTAGAAGAACCTTGGCAAAAGGCTAGAGCAAACTTACCCGCCGATACGCCTTCTGAAGCCATCATTCAAAAAGAGTGGATGCAGGAGTATTACGGATCTCGTGCCCAAGAAGAAAATCAATAA
- a CDS encoding Imm1 family immunity protein, with protein sequence MSVEQWVSNLTEENFIENPSWDLIEIAIRELDGKSKTLVTLGTDSEAYLTVGGGEAGKYIVTATFDNLDFYNLVNSAADGEIESILIGGQAGDYPAKMHVDLLSCLLAARTFTHSGELDSLLTWEADRLLVSVG encoded by the coding sequence ATGAGTGTAGAGCAATGGGTTAGTAATCTTACTGAAGAGAATTTTATCGAAAACCCAAGTTGGGATTTAATTGAAATTGCGATTCGCGAGTTAGATGGAAAAAGTAAAACTTTAGTCACATTAGGAACTGACAGCGAAGCTTATTTAACTGTTGGCGGTGGAGAAGCGGGAAAATATATTGTTACTGCTACATTTGATAATCTTGATTTCTATAATTTAGTGAATAGTGCAGCAGATGGAGAAATAGAATCAATTCTTATTGGCGGTCAAGCGGGAGACTATCCTGCTAAAATGCATGTTGATTTGCTATCTTGTTTATTAGCTGCAAGAACGTTTACCCACTCAGGAGAACTTGATTCCCTGCTGACTTGGGAGGCGGATCGATTATTAGTATCTGTCGGTTGA
- a CDS encoding restriction endonuclease, translating to MAGPQFVKYFSAVISALKELGNSGTPSEVRNLIAQNLQLSDQILDEQLGSGGSRFDNQVAWARFYLAKAGYIDTSKRGVWRLTETGINLELNAKKSFEIFQEIQKGFKKESVEAAQISNKTEDSIAPLDRSLSDSSSLDYRQELLNLIKSLSPSGFEKLCQRLLRESGFQQVEVTGRTGDGGIDGKGILQINLLISIPVLFQCKRYNGSVGASQIRDFRGATMGRADKGIFITTGTFTVEARREAVRDGVPPIELVDGNKLIEMFENLELGLIPKTVYEIDSSFFEAFS from the coding sequence ATGGCAGGACCTCAGTTTGTCAAATATTTTAGCGCAGTCATAAGCGCATTAAAGGAATTGGGTAATTCAGGTACCCCGTCAGAAGTTAGAAACCTGATTGCTCAAAATCTACAACTTTCTGACCAAATTTTAGATGAACAATTAGGAAGTGGGGGTTCTCGCTTTGATAATCAAGTGGCTTGGGCAAGATTTTATTTAGCTAAAGCGGGGTATATAGATACTTCAAAACGAGGCGTTTGGAGATTGACAGAAACAGGAATTAACTTAGAACTCAACGCCAAAAAATCCTTTGAGATTTTTCAAGAGATTCAGAAAGGGTTTAAAAAAGAATCTGTTGAAGCTGCCCAAATTTCTAATAAAACTGAGGATAGTATAGCACCGCTAGATCGAAGTCTGTCTGATAGTTCCTCTTTAGATTATCGTCAAGAACTCTTGAATTTAATTAAAAGTCTATCCCCATCAGGATTTGAAAAGTTGTGCCAGCGCTTGCTTCGAGAATCAGGGTTTCAACAAGTCGAAGTCACGGGTAGAACGGGAGATGGGGGAATTGATGGCAAGGGAATTTTACAAATTAACCTATTAATTAGTATTCCCGTATTATTTCAATGCAAGCGCTATAATGGTTCGGTTGGAGCCTCCCAAATTCGAGATTTTAGAGGCGCAACAATGGGAAGAGCAGACAAAGGCATCTTTATCACAACGGGGACTTTTACAGTTGAAGCTCGTCGGGAAGCGGTACGAGATGGTGTCCCTCCCATTGAATTAGTAGATGGTAATAAATTAATAGAGATGTTTGAAAATTTGGAATTAGGTTTAATTCCCAAAACAGTTTATGAAATTGATAGCAGCTTTTTTGAAGCCTTTAGTTGA
- a CDS encoding SufS family cysteine desulfurase, which produces MTLAQEKTLAQKVRADFPILHQEVNGKPLVYLDNAATSQKPLAVLNTLSTYYEGYNSNVHRGVHTLSAKATDAYEGARDKVAEFVNALSRQEIVFTRNASEAINLVAYSWGNQNIQAGDEIILSVMEHHSNLIPWQLLAQRTGAVLKFVELTETQEFDLEQFKTLLGDKTKLVAVVHVSNTLGCINPVEEICRLAHHQGAKVLIDACQSIPHMKVDVQAIDCDWLVASGHKMCAPTGIGFLYGKLDLLRAMPPFLGGGEMIADVFLDHSTYADLPHKFEAGTPAIAEAIAIGAAVDYLTDIGMDKIHAYEAELTAYLFEQLRQIPELKLYGPQPDENGEGRAALASFTAGDVHPHDLSTILDQAGVAIRAGHHCTQPLHRHIGAQSTARASLYFYNTREEIDIFIASLKESVEFFGSIFG; this is translated from the coding sequence ATGACTCTGGCACAAGAAAAAACCCTCGCCCAAAAAGTCCGCGCTGATTTTCCCATCCTCCATCAGGAGGTGAATGGTAAGCCCCTAGTTTACCTCGATAACGCCGCCACCTCCCAAAAACCCCTCGCAGTTCTCAATACACTGAGTACCTACTATGAAGGGTATAATTCCAACGTGCATCGCGGCGTCCATACCCTCAGCGCCAAAGCCACCGACGCCTATGAAGGGGCGCGCGATAAGGTAGCAGAGTTTGTAAACGCCCTATCGCGTCAAGAGATTGTCTTTACTCGCAACGCTAGTGAAGCCATCAACCTAGTCGCCTACAGTTGGGGAAATCAAAATATCCAAGCCGGAGATGAAATTATTCTCTCGGTAATGGAACACCACAGCAACCTGATTCCCTGGCAACTTCTGGCACAGCGTACCGGGGCGGTGCTAAAGTTTGTGGAACTGACGGAAACCCAAGAATTTGACTTAGAACAGTTCAAAACCCTGCTTGGCGATAAAACTAAGCTGGTGGCTGTCGTTCATGTTTCCAATACTCTAGGGTGCATTAACCCGGTTGAGGAAATTTGCCGCTTGGCGCATCACCAGGGTGCAAAAGTCTTAATTGATGCCTGTCAAAGCATCCCGCACATGAAAGTAGATGTGCAAGCCATCGACTGCGACTGGTTAGTGGCTTCGGGGCATAAAATGTGCGCGCCGACAGGGATTGGCTTTTTATACGGTAAACTCGACCTATTACGGGCAATGCCTCCCTTTTTAGGCGGTGGCGAGATGATTGCGGATGTGTTTCTCGACCATTCCACCTACGCAGATTTGCCCCATAAGTTTGAAGCCGGGACACCTGCCATTGCTGAGGCGATCGCGATCGGTGCTGCTGTCGATTATCTCACAGATATCGGCATGGACAAAATCCACGCCTACGAAGCCGAGCTAACCGCCTATCTGTTTGAACAGTTGCGCCAAATTCCCGAACTCAAACTCTATGGTCCCCAACCGGATGAAAATGGTGAAGGGAGAGCCGCATTAGCCTCATTTACCGCAGGCGACGTACACCCCCACGACCTATCCACCATCTTAGATCAAGCCGGAGTTGCCATCCGCGCTGGCCACCACTGCACCCAACCCCTACACCGTCACATCGGCGCGCAGTCTACTGCAAGAGCCAGTCTCTATTTCTACAACACCCGCGAGGAGATTGATATCTTTATCGCCTCTCTCAAAGAATCTGTAGAGTTCTTCGGCAGTATCTTCGGGTAA
- the sufD gene encoding Fe-S cluster assembly protein SufD: MSIQVSANVEINNALLTANSDFFTPILDQVAPLAASLAWVEALRQQALTVTSEFALPTRRDEEWRFTNLSPLAETQFGVLAADAVETQTFIADGDRVAPFAFPEMTQTRLVFVDGVYAPNLSNLEGLPTGIYVGNLPESPDAVQAYLGKLPGLAEVFTALNTASLTDAAVVVVPKNQAVEAPIHLLFIATDSSQPVIHQPRCLVVAESGSSLTLVEHYVAAAVANIPSCLDARTKFPYFTNTVTEIAIAPNAEVNHTRIQREAGNAFHIGKTAVTQARDSRYTCNAITLGAKLSRHNLEVFQQGEGTQTNLNGLTMIGGEQVADTHSAIAYNHPNGSSDQLHKCIVDSKAHAIFNGKVFVPKPAQLTDAAQLNRNLLLSNKGRVDTKPQLEITADNVKCSHGATVGQLEEEEVFYLQSRGLDARTSRNLLVDAFAAEILNRIPVKSLQSLLSRCIACRAN; this comes from the coding sequence ATGAGTATTCAAGTATCGGCAAATGTCGAGATAAATAACGCGCTGTTAACGGCGAATTCTGACTTTTTTACCCCTATTCTGGATCAGGTTGCGCCCTTAGCGGCAAGTTTAGCCTGGGTAGAAGCCCTCCGCCAACAGGCGCTGACGGTGACTTCGGAGTTTGCTTTACCCACCCGTCGGGATGAGGAATGGCGGTTTACCAACTTGTCTCCCCTGGCGGAAACTCAGTTTGGCGTGCTAGCAGCCGATGCGGTGGAAACGCAAACCTTTATCGCCGATGGGGATAGGGTAGCACCGTTTGCGTTTCCCGAAATGACTCAGACGCGCCTGGTGTTTGTCGATGGCGTGTATGCCCCCAATTTATCGAACCTGGAAGGGCTACCGACGGGAATTTATGTGGGAAATTTACCGGAATCCCCAGACGCAGTGCAAGCTTATTTAGGCAAACTCCCCGGTTTAGCGGAGGTGTTTACTGCCCTGAATACGGCTAGCCTAACGGATGCGGCGGTGGTGGTGGTGCCGAAAAATCAGGCGGTAGAAGCCCCCATTCACCTGTTGTTTATTGCAACTGATAGCAGCCAACCTGTCATTCATCAGCCGCGCTGCTTGGTGGTGGCAGAGTCGGGTAGCAGCCTCACCTTAGTCGAGCATTATGTTGCCGCTGCGGTGGCAAATATCCCCAGTTGCCTGGATGCGCGCACCAAGTTTCCTTACTTTACCAATACGGTAACGGAAATTGCGATCGCCCCCAACGCCGAAGTCAACCACACCCGCATCCAACGGGAAGCCGGAAACGCCTTTCACATCGGCAAAACCGCCGTTACCCAAGCGCGGGATAGCCGCTACACCTGCAATGCCATTACCCTAGGGGCAAAGTTATCGCGCCATAACTTAGAAGTCTTCCAGCAAGGGGAAGGCACCCAAACTAACCTGAATGGGTTAACGATGATTGGTGGCGAACAGGTGGCCGATACCCATAGCGCGATCGCCTATAATCATCCCAATGGCAGCAGCGACCAATTGCACAAATGTATCGTCGATAGTAAAGCTCACGCCATCTTTAACGGTAAGGTATTTGTCCCCAAACCCGCCCAACTTACCGATGCAGCCCAGTTAAACCGCAACCTGCTACTATCCAATAAAGGTCGCGTCGATACCAAGCCCCAACTGGAAATTACCGCCGATAACGTTAAATGCAGCCACGGCGCAACCGTTGGGCAACTTGAAGAAGAAGAAGTCTTCTATCTGCAAAGTCGCGGTTTAGATGCCCGCACCAGCCGCAACCTGCTTGTCGATGCCTTCGCCGCCGAAATTCTCAACCGCATTCCCGTCAAGTCCCTGCAATCTTTGCTCTCGCGCTGTATCGCCTGTAGAGCCAATTAA
- the sufC gene encoding Fe-S cluster assembly ATPase SufC encodes MIQDNSETILSVRNLTANVDNTQILKGLNLEIKAGEVHAIMGPNGSGKSTFSKVLAGHPAYEVTGGEVMFQGGNLLELEPDERARKGVFLAFQYPLEIPGVTNLDFLRVAYNAHRKQNGLEELDAFDFQDLIEEKLEVVKMNPAFLTRSVNEGFSGGEKKRNEILQMALLQPSLAILDETDSGLDIDALKIVADGVNQLTTPDNAVLLITHYQRLLNYIVPDYVHVMANGRILMTGGKELALELESRGYDWILEENATVGAVS; translated from the coding sequence ATGATCCAAGATAATAGCGAAACGATTCTCTCTGTCCGCAATTTAACAGCAAATGTCGATAATACTCAGATTCTCAAGGGGCTGAACCTGGAGATTAAAGCCGGGGAAGTTCATGCAATTATGGGACCGAATGGTTCCGGGAAGAGTACCTTTTCTAAGGTTCTCGCCGGACATCCCGCCTACGAGGTGACGGGCGGCGAGGTGATGTTCCAAGGCGGAAATCTCCTGGAACTCGAACCGGATGAACGAGCGAGAAAGGGCGTGTTTTTAGCCTTTCAATATCCCCTGGAAATTCCCGGCGTCACTAATTTAGACTTTCTGCGGGTGGCTTACAACGCCCATCGCAAGCAGAACGGTTTGGAAGAGTTAGACGCTTTTGACTTTCAAGATTTAATAGAAGAAAAGCTGGAAGTCGTGAAGATGAATCCGGCTTTCTTAACCCGCAGCGTTAATGAAGGCTTCTCTGGCGGCGAGAAAAAGCGCAATGAAATCTTACAGATGGCGCTATTACAACCGTCTTTAGCCATTCTGGATGAAACGGACTCCGGGTTAGATATTGACGCGCTGAAAATTGTCGCCGATGGGGTGAACCAACTCACCACTCCCGATAATGCCGTGTTGCTGATTACCCACTACCAGCGCTTGCTCAACTACATTGTGCCGGATTACGTTCACGTTATGGCAAACGGGCGGATTTTGATGACGGGGGGTAAGGAATTAGCCCTGGAACTAGAGTCTCGCGGCTATGACTGGATACTCGAAGAAAATGCAACAGTAGGGGCGGTGTCATGA
- the sufB gene encoding Fe-S cluster assembly protein SufB, with protein sequence MTASVKTLVNQPYKYGFITDIEADTLPRGLNEDIIRLISAKKEEPEFMLEFRLKAYQRWLEMTEPTWPHVSYPPINYQDIIYYSAPKKKEKKSSLEEVDPVLLETFEKLGIPLSEQKRLANVAVDAIFDSVSVATTFREKLAKDGVIFCSISEALKEHPELVQKYLGSVVPIGDNYYAALNSAVFSDGSFVYIPKNTKCPMELSTYFRINSGDTGQFERTLIIAEEGSSVSYLEGCTAPMYDTNQLHAAVVELVALDNADIKYSTVQNWYAGDENGKGGIYNFVTKRGLCKGVNSKISWTQVETGSAITWKYPSCVLVGDNSVGEFYSVALTNNKQQADTGTKMVHIGKNTRSTIISKGISAGNSANSYRGLVKISPNATGARNYSQCDSMLIGDNAQANTFPYIQVQNNTGKVEHEASTSKIGEDQLFYFAQRGISAEDAISMMISGFCKDVFNQLPMEFAVEADRLLSLKLEGSVG encoded by the coding sequence ATGACAGCCAGCGTCAAAACCCTCGTCAACCAACCCTACAAATACGGTTTCATCACCGACATCGAAGCCGACACCCTACCGCGCGGCTTAAACGAAGACATCATTCGCCTAATTTCCGCCAAAAAAGAAGAACCCGAATTCATGCTAGAGTTTCGGCTCAAAGCCTACCAAAGATGGCTAGAGATGACCGAACCCACCTGGCCCCACGTTAGCTATCCGCCGATTAATTATCAAGACATCATTTACTATTCCGCGCCTAAGAAAAAAGAGAAAAAAAGCAGCTTAGAAGAAGTTGACCCCGTTTTACTCGAAACCTTTGAAAAACTAGGCATTCCCCTTTCCGAACAAAAACGCCTCGCCAACGTCGCCGTAGACGCCATCTTCGATAGCGTTTCCGTCGCCACCACCTTTAGAGAAAAACTCGCTAAAGACGGCGTTATCTTCTGTTCCATCTCCGAAGCCCTCAAAGAGCATCCCGAACTCGTCCAAAAATACCTGGGTAGCGTCGTTCCCATCGGCGACAACTACTACGCCGCCCTCAACTCCGCCGTATTTAGCGATGGTTCCTTCGTCTACATTCCCAAAAACACGAAATGTCCGATGGAACTGTCCACCTACTTCCGCATCAACAGCGGCGATACCGGGCAATTTGAGCGCACCTTAATTATTGCCGAAGAAGGCAGTTCCGTCTCCTACCTGGAAGGCTGCACCGCCCCCATGTACGACACCAACCAACTGCACGCCGCCGTCGTCGAACTCGTCGCCCTCGACAACGCCGATATCAAATATTCCACCGTGCAAAACTGGTACGCCGGAGACGAAAACGGCAAAGGTGGTATCTACAACTTCGTCACCAAGCGCGGCTTGTGCAAAGGGGTAAACTCAAAAATCTCTTGGACGCAAGTTGAAACGGGTTCCGCCATCACCTGGAAATATCCCAGTTGCGTCTTAGTCGGCGATAACTCCGTGGGGGAATTCTACTCCGTCGCCCTCACCAACAACAAGCAACAAGCCGACACTGGAACCAAAATGGTACACATTGGCAAAAATACCCGCAGCACGATTATCTCCAAAGGGATTTCGGCCGGCAACTCTGCCAACAGCTATCGCGGCTTAGTGAAAATTAGCCCCAATGCAACGGGGGCGCGTAACTACTCGCAATGCGACTCCATGTTAATTGGCGATAACGCCCAAGCCAATACTTTTCCCTACATTCAGGTGCAAAACAATACCGGGAAAGTGGAACACGAAGCCTCTACCTCCAAAATTGGGGAAGACCAACTGTTTTACTTTGCTCAACGGGGCATTTCGGCTGAAGATGCAATTTCAATGATGATTAGCGGTTTCTGCAAAGATGTATTCAATCAACTACCGATGGAATTTGCCGTAGAAGCCGACCGCTTACTCAGCTTAAAGCTAGAAGGTTCTGTAGGTTAA
- a CDS encoding ferredoxin thioredoxin reductase catalytic beta subunit, producing MNQSNGTKQASDKSLEAMRKFSETYAKRTGTYFCADLSITAVVIEGLAKHKDELGAPLCPCRHYDDKAAEVEAAFWNCPCVPMRERKECHCMLFLTPENDFAGKSQAITVEEIRATTNQY from the coding sequence ATGAATCAATCGAATGGCACGAAACAAGCATCGGACAAAAGCCTCGAAGCCATGCGGAAATTTTCCGAAACTTACGCCAAGCGTACCGGAACCTACTTCTGTGCGGACTTAAGCATCACTGCGGTTGTAATTGAAGGACTCGCCAAACACAAAGACGAACTCGGCGCGCCCTTATGTCCCTGTCGCCATTATGACGACAAAGCCGCCGAAGTCGAAGCCGCCTTCTGGAATTGTCCCTGCGTCCCCATGCGAGAACGCAAAGAGTGCCACTGTATGCTCTTCCTCACCCCAGAAAACGACTTTGCGGGGAAGAGTCAAGCCATTACGGTTGAAGAAATTCGGGCAACCACCAACCAATATTAA
- the sufR gene encoding iron-sulfur cluster biosynthesis transcriptional regulator SufR: protein MATTQHPSTKQDILQHLLQQGQATAQELAEVLRISPQAIRRHLKDLEEEELIEYQAIQGGHGGTEPLMGRPKHVYHLSRKGRHQFPDNHAQFAVSLLDTLQETVGSEQVSSILRKQWQRKAQEYRDRLASGTLQERVAKLVELRRAEGYMAQWYPLDENDDGCDRFMMTENNCAISDVAESFPSVCGHELEMFASLLPDCKVERTTWIVGGEHRCGYLIQPKNSLS from the coding sequence ATGGCAACCACCCAACATCCTTCCACCAAACAGGACATTCTCCAACATTTGTTGCAGCAAGGTCAAGCAACGGCTCAAGAACTCGCCGAGGTTTTGAGGATTAGTCCTCAAGCGATTCGGCGACACTTAAAAGATTTGGAGGAAGAGGAGTTAATTGAGTACCAGGCAATTCAGGGAGGACACGGAGGGACGGAACCCTTGATGGGACGCCCCAAACACGTATACCACCTGAGTCGCAAGGGACGCCATCAATTTCCTGATAATCACGCGCAGTTTGCGGTATCGCTTTTGGATACTCTACAGGAGACGGTGGGCAGCGAACAAGTTAGTTCTATTTTACGCAAGCAATGGCAAAGAAAGGCGCAGGAATATCGCGATCGCCTTGCTTCGGGAACCCTGCAAGAACGGGTGGCCAAGCTGGTAGAATTGCGGAGGGCAGAAGGGTATATGGCGCAGTGGTATCCGCTAGATGAGAATGATGACGGTTGCGATCGCTTTATGATGACAGAGAATAATTGTGCAATCTCGGATGTGGCGGAGTCTTTCCCTAGTGTTTGCGGTCATGAGTTGGAAATGTTTGCGTCGCTTTTACCCGATTGTAAGGTGGAACGCACCACTTGGATCGTTGGGGGAGAACATCGCTGCGGTTATTTGATTCAACCCAAAAATTCCCTCAGTTGA
- a CDS encoding succinylglutamate desuccinylase/aspartoacylase family protein: MIPTIETIAVREMASGDRTFIQVYKFQGLSASKKAYLQANLHGAEIVGNAIIQQLIEFLSHLDESQLLGEIWLVPVCNPTSTNQRTHYFSTGRFNPSDGKDWNRIFWDHEKECEDLTEFAKSQQDLDVSKIQQNYRQRILASFAQQLEAIQSSPFVPYNDYYRYQLQSLCLDANYLIDIHSSSNQAIDYLYCFSSREESAKAFLLDYGLLMNEYDGDAFDEAFLKPWLALETELANLGKPVQFDVESWTLECGGGMQMQPESVAKGVRGIQNYLAAKGMLKLETPIQQQPIHLVPKNRLQRYYAPRGGMIQHRVGLGTEVKKGDRLYQILCFNKIGKLPETVDIYAISDGVVLDIATNQAANQGEYVLTVM, translated from the coding sequence ATGATTCCAACAATTGAGACGATTGCTGTACGGGAAATGGCTTCAGGCGATCGCACTTTTATTCAAGTTTATAAGTTTCAGGGATTATCGGCAAGCAAAAAGGCATATTTACAAGCCAATCTTCATGGCGCGGAAATTGTCGGGAATGCGATTATTCAGCAGTTGATTGAATTCTTATCCCACTTAGATGAAAGTCAGCTTCTCGGCGAAATTTGGCTAGTTCCCGTTTGCAATCCCACTAGCACCAATCAGCGCACTCACTACTTTTCTACCGGAAGATTTAATCCCTCGGATGGTAAAGATTGGAATCGCATCTTTTGGGATCACGAAAAGGAATGCGAAGATTTAACCGAGTTTGCGAAATCCCAGCAAGACTTAGACGTATCGAAGATTCAGCAGAATTATCGCCAGCGAATTTTAGCCAGTTTTGCCCAGCAACTAGAGGCGATTCAATCCTCCCCCTTTGTCCCCTATAATGATTATTACCGCTATCAATTGCAATCCTTATGCTTGGATGCCAACTACCTGATTGATATCCATAGTTCCAGCAACCAAGCGATTGACTACTTATATTGCTTTAGCAGTCGGGAAGAGAGTGCCAAAGCCTTTTTACTCGATTATGGGTTATTAATGAACGAGTATGATGGCGATGCGTTTGATGAAGCCTTTCTCAAACCTTGGCTAGCTTTAGAAACAGAACTGGCAAACCTGGGGAAACCCGTCCAATTTGATGTAGAGTCTTGGACATTAGAATGCGGCGGCGGGATGCAGATGCAACCTGAATCTGTGGCTAAGGGAGTTCGCGGAATTCAAAACTACCTAGCAGCTAAAGGGATGCTGAAGTTAGAAACCCCCATACAACAACAGCCGATACATTTAGTCCCTAAAAATCGGCTTCAACGGTATTATGCACCCAGAGGCGGCATGATTCAACACAGAGTTGGCTTGGGGACAGAAGTGAAAAAGGGCGATCGCCTTTATCAAATCCTCTGCTTTAATAAGATAGGCAAACTCCCAGAAACCGTAGATATCTACGCCATATCTGACGGTGTGGTCTTAGACATCGCCACCAACCAAGCCGCGAATCAAGGCGAATACGTGCTAACTGTGATGTAG